One window of the Benincasa hispida cultivar B227 chromosome 3, ASM972705v1, whole genome shotgun sequence genome contains the following:
- the LOC120074269 gene encoding probable glutathione S-transferase encodes MGEKVEVFGAWFSPFSRRVELALKLKDIEYDYIEEEVYKKKSDLLLKFNPVYKKVPVFVHAGKPIAESIVILQYIEETWKDNPILPQHPYHKALALFWANFLNDKVLPVLIKARRSREGKEREEAGEALRTLEEQLKGKKFFGGETLGFVDIVANFIAYWSPAMEEALDVQILTTELQKLPRLTQWCHHFLQHPIVKQTLPPKTQLLAFFKSQFGTNNLPSK; translated from the exons atgggagaaaaagTGGAGGTGTTTGGGGCATGGTTCAGTCCTTTCAGCCGACGAGTAGAATTGGCTTTGAAACTGAAAGACATTGAATATGATTATATTGAAGAAGAAGTATATAAGAAGAAGAGTGATTTGTTACTGAAATTCAATCCTGTTTACAAGAAAGTCCCTGTCTTCGTCCATGCCGGAAAACCCATTGCAGAGTCCATTGTTATTCTTCAATACATAGAAGAGACTTGGAAGGACAATCCCATTTTGCCCCAACATCCTTATCACAAAGCTCTTGCACTCTTTTGGGCCAATTTCTTGAATGACAAG GTGCTGCCTGTATTAATCAAAGCAAGGAGATCAAGGGaaggaaaagagagagaagaggcAGGGGAGGCATTAAGAACACTTGAAGAACAGCTTAAAGGGAAGAAATTCTTTGGAGGAGAGACATTAGGATTTGTTGACATTGTTGCTAATTTCATAGCTTATTGGAGTCCGGCCATGGAAGAAGCTTTGGATGTTCAAATACTTACCACTGAATTGCAAAAGCTTCCAAGGCTAACCCAATGGTGCCATCACTTTCTTCAACATCCCATTGTTAAACAAACTCTGCCCCCCAAAACTCAACTCCTTGCTTTCTTTAAATCACAGTTTGGGACCAATAATCTTCCTTCCAAATGA